TTCCGGTTAACAGCGCACTTTTCCCATACGACCGCAGTGCGCTTGTATGCGTGTGCTTGTATGTACCTGATGtctctcttcctcttctttgtgttgttgctgctttttcGTTCGGGGCGAAAGTGCGACCGCTGCGGTCGTTCGGGAAAAGTGATGCTCTCCAGCAGACGCCTCGCCGACAGTGGCCGTAAAATGTGTATTTCGCATAGCGTGGCATATAATTACTTTAGCAAGGTACTCATAATCGCGATTTTTGATCCCCAGGTGACATTGGCAACTACTACTATGGCCAGGGTCATCCCATGAAGCCGCACCGCATACGCATGACCCACAACCTGCTGCTCAACTATGGGCTCTATcgaaaaatggaaatatacGTGAGTTactttattaataaaaaataaaactacttagtacaaattttgaaaaaatctaaatacaattaaaaacgatttcctatatataaataaacacgATTGTCTCTATTCCAGCGTCCCCATAAAGCCACTGCCGATGAGATGACCAAGTTCCACTCGGACGAGTACGTCCGGTTCCTGCGATCCATTCGGCCGGACAACATGTCCGAGTACAACAAGCAGATGCAGCGATTCAATGTGGGCGAGGATTGTCCCGTCTTTGATGGACTCTACGAGTTTTGCCAACTCTCCGCCGGCGGATCCGTAGCTGCGGCCGTAAAACTGAATAAGCAAGCCTCGGAGATCTGCATCAATTGGGGCGGTGGACTGCATCATGCCAAGAAATCGGAGGCATCCGGCTTCTGCTACGTCAACGATATTGTGCTGGGTATTCTGGAGCTGCTGAAATACCACCAGCGTGTTCTGTACATAGATATAGACGTTCATCACGGTGATGGCGTGGAGGAAGCCTTCTATACCACCGATCGTGTGATGACGGtgagcttccacaagtacgGAGAGTATTTCCCGGGCACCGGCGATCTGCGAGACATTGGCGCCGGCAAGGGCAAGTACTATGCGGTGAATATACCCCTGCGTGATGGCATGGACGATGATGCGTACGAGAGCATCTTTGTGCCCATTATCAGCAAGGTGATGGAGACATTCCAGCCGGCAGCCGTGGTGCTGCAGTGTGGCGCCGACTCGCTGACTGGCGATCGGTTAGGTTGCTTCAATCTCACCGTCAAGGGACACGGCAAGTGCGTGGAGTTCGTGAAGAAGTATAACCTGCCATTCCTGATGGTCGGCGGTGGTGGTTATACCATTCGTAACGTATCCCGTTGCTGGACCTATGAGACCTCCGTGGCCCTGGCCGTGGATATAGCCAACGAACTGCCGTACAACGATTACTTCGAGTACTTTGGTCCCGATTTCAAGCTGCACATTAGCCCCAGCAACATGACGAATCAGAATACTTCCGAGTACCTGGAGAAGATCAAGAATCGTCTGTTCGAGAACCTGCGCATGCTGCCACACGCTCCGGGCGTTCAAATCCAGGCGATTCCCGAGGACGCCATCAACGATGAGTCCGACGACGAGGACAAGGTCGACAAGGACGATCGCCTGCCGCAGAGCGACAAGGACAAGCGCATTGTGCCCGAGAACGAGTACTCCGATTCGGAGGATGAGGGCGAGGGCGGACGGAGGGATAACCGCACGTACAAGGGTCAGCGGAAGCGACCGCGTCTGGACAAGgacaccaacagcaacaaggcATCCTCAGAGACGTCCAGCGAGATCAAGGACGAAAAGGAAAAGGGTGAGTGATTTTAAATCActaaagttttattaaaacCATACTTACTAGATCGTTATGTCGTTTTTTAGGCGATGGCGCTGATGGCGAGGAGTCGACGGCGTCCAATAcgaatagcaacaacaacagcaacaacaagagcgaTAACGATGCCGGAGCGACAGCTAATGCCGGATCCGGATCGGGTTCAGGTTCCGGTGCCGGGGCCAAGGGCGCCAAGGAGAACAACATTTGACGTGGCGGCCGCAATTGGTTATAGAAGCCAATTAAGCGACCGCCGAAGTACAAGCCGCCGGATTTCACCTAGCGTCATCTTATCCTCGCGCCCACCACCCAACACGCCCCCTAGCCATGGCCAGGGCTTTTTATAACCGCCCCCTCACAACGTTCCCCCCCGCGATCGTCACCTTTTTGAAGTGGGGATAATCCCCAGGGGGATAAATCAGTAAATCAGTGGGCGGAACTTAAACTCATCGTAGGCTTAACTACAATTTAATATTAAGTCAATCTGTGCAGATCGCATGTGTATAAGCTAagcaaaaaaaagtaaatgcaTTCATACAAGCGATCCAATGTGGCGAATCACGCAGAAGctaatttaatcaaataaaaatatttataaatacgaAAGGGCTTGAGTTTTAATTGGGCAGCTAATAATTCATTCCTTTAGAActattgttttaattattcttGTAATATTTAGTAAATAgttattcattttaaagaCATATTTAAATGACAAAAATACTTACGTTTTTACATTTAGGTATTTTTGCTTACTaagaaacaaaataattatttgtaacaatttatttgtattttaagtAGGACTAGCTAACAATTTCGTAAGTTTCTAAGTTGGAGTTCCTAAGTTGAGGACGTTGTGGCATTGGGTAAAAGGATCCAGTGGGCGGTTTTCCCGCCCACCAGTTGACAGTTTGTGACTAGTCTGCGAGGTTTTCCACGGGGTGGCGTGGGCGGAATGCTGGAAACTGGCTGCGGTGCTAATCCAGCGATAATATCGAGTCGATGCTGGTGCGATTACTGCGCGGCTGCAGCCGCGGTCCACCCAAGTAACTAATTGGATTCGCGAACTGACGCTGCAGCAGTGAGTTTTCCAGGAaaagtggtggtggtggtgctggtgggtGTGTCGCTTTCGAGCGATGCTGTCGCATCGGCACCAATGGGGGTTTCCCACTCGGCGCCTCCGGATTTGGTGGCGCCCGCTTCGTGGGCAGGGTGGACCCATTGGCATTTGTGGCTACATCAAAGGAGTGCTGCTGCTTTGGAGCCTCTGTGTCATCGGGCGCTTTGTGGCGGGATTTGTGTTCCTgtggctgccgctgctgcgcTTTCTGGGGGAGATTGGGCATGAAAATGGCATCAGGACGTTGGATGGGTTGCAGGATTCGGGGTGGCGTGTGTCGGGAAAAAACGAAGGGGGCGGTGGGCGACGGGTAGGAAGTCAGGAATTTAgatcaaatatttttcaggGTTTAATTCTATTTGGCTTTAGTCAAAGTGACGTTcaatggacatggacatggtggtggtggtgagaGGTTCATGTTTGCGTGTGTCCAGAGAAGAGATAaagttttataattatttaaaggcTTTGAAAGATAGATAGGAGAAGATAGCGAGGGGGGAATGAGACCGTTATTCAAGCTGCATTTTCTACGGGCAAAAGTTTATTCAGAGATTTTGGCACCTGCCGTGATTTGGCACTTTATGTTGTTAATAAATGCACCGAACTGACATGAAGGTGTACACCTAAAAATTTAAGTGACTATGAATCAAgactctttttattttattgacttGATATGCAAAAAGACAAAGCATACgtttataaacatttaagtAGTTTAAATATCCAGATAAAAGCTAGTTTGATGTGAGAGTAGCCTTATATAGCATAATTCTAAAGTAAACTTGTTAATTAAGCTGCGTTTTAAGCCACTAGAAATCTATTATGCAAAAcatgaatttatatatttttctctcagtgcacgcCTTGTGTGTGCATCAAGTGTATTGCATTCTGGCTGCCGAGCTCCGTCCAAAATCCATTTTGCTGCCCCAAGGATCCGGCCAACAAAAGGCGCCACGTCAGGAGCCCGGATAGTGTCTTGGTTACACGAAACCCGCCAGTCACTTCACGGGACTTTGCATGGCAGCCCCACAACTCATGTTCCCGATTCCGCCCCCCTATATTGCGCCGGATCTAGGGGCGTGGCATCGTCAGCATCAGCCGAAAATCAACTACAAGAAAGGCGGCCAACGCGTTTCAGTCAAGTGCGAATGTTTTGGGCCGGCGACAGCGATGCATTTGCATGCTGCCAATGGAggaagttggccaaaagctaGCAGATAGGCCTGCGAAATATCCTAACCGAAAAATAAtaagtaatttaaatgaaCTAACTAAAATACAACCTAAGCCTACTACTATCAAACTACTACTATCAAACTAGTAttaaagagaaaaaaaacattatgTAAAACTAATGGTGTTATGTGACACTAAGTAGATTGCGAACCTGTTCAACTCTCTACCAAAAAAAGTATATTCTACgaaaaagcattaaaaattttattttttccctgCCACTTGCGCTTTTCAtacttttccatttcgcatttgcatGGGACGCATTTCagttgcattttccagcactTTTATTGTTCTTGGCCGAAGGTTACTGGAGGCACTGGAGCAGTGGCAGCGTTGGGAAAACAATAAGCAAAACTTGCACTTTCATCCAGCACAACACTGACACTGACACACTTCCTTAGCCCCTggacctgccacgcccccttttggGTGGGGGCGTGGGAGGGGTCCTTTGGCAGCCATATTAACATTGTTGTTTCCTCACATTTTTCATTGCATACGTCGCGGCGCATGCTTTTCGAATATGTTTGTATTACGTACTTTGCCAAGTCATCACacaaaggtggaaaattcCAATTTATGACCTGCCGCACGCGGAAAAATGTGTCtttttttgggaaatatttgtattattactAAACAGTATTTAGACTATTTACATACTATTTAAAGCCCATTCCTTAAATGGAAATTATGAGAATTAAATTTGGTATTCTGTAAATAAGGGATAAATTattgcaaataataatatgtagttaatattttttttctttaagtaTTAACTGCGTCTATGGTgcacataaatatatgcacATTTATCCATACAATCACATCGCATTTTGGAAGGGTGGCAgtggaaatatatttattacacaTGTTGAACAATGTAAGCACAAGTTTTGCCGGTCATTTGGTCGATGGTCAACAAGCAAATGCCTTGTTAACCATTATGGGCCATGTTTTAATGTGGCAACACACaagcaccaacaacaaaaacaacaacaagaacgaAAAACGACAATAACTTTTCGCATTAAATGAATGCCAAGTGGCATTGAGACACTGGGGCAGTGAGATGAAAAGAGATGGAAAGTTCGGGGAAAATATAGGGAAAAGCGAACAGCCGAAACAAAGGAAagaaaaagtttgttttttttttccaacttttcAACGCGgaaattaataacaaattgCTTTAAGCCACCATGACGATTACGCTCAGCCAGTGATTTCAGTGGTGGCATTGTGGCTACTTTATAAGCAGTTAACTATGTTAATAAGAGTTATAAGAGTACAAATGGGgtattaaatatttggtttaaaaataaaagaaaatgttagccaattttatagattttttgtttcttcAGCCTTGAAttccattttttatttatgttattattgTATTGTGTTTTAGCTTTTTATTAATGAAGAATGCCAACTCTAGCCATTCGATTGGTGGAAAAAAGTATGCAAACATGGGTATATCCTTGCGTATGTCCTGATATTTTCGTGACCACGCCTTGAGCTCAGCATGGCGGcagaaaaaagtttttccagcACAATAAACACTTCATTGCGCACTTGAGTTAATTTGTCAAGAAAGCGCGGCGCATATGTTGAAATTATTGTAAAAGTTTCGAGTGGCAGCGAAAGATGATGTTGCTCCTGATGGCTTTTCATTAGGAACTGTGAACTGAGAAGTGGaaatttttttccatttaccaAATGTTCTGCTGCTGGACCATGGCAATGGTTATAGAACATGAATAATGCATGCTGTTAAAGTTTAATGAAAATGCACGAAAAAGGAAACGCCGCAGATTCGCCACTGGAAACCAATGGAAACAAATAAACTGCTAGACACACAAAAAGTTGgcaaaaaagtaataattaGAGCTAGCTGGCAAAATataagaaaattaattttttatttctcttttcaGAAGTTAAAACTAGGCTTTCTTGAATTCTacgaaataattaaaattatatgtTAATTGTATACATGGAAACTTTGAAAAGAAAACTTCGGTATTTAAAAGCTAAGCGTTAagtaaaatggaaatttcattatcaaaatATTACTCATTTTATcttcaaattaatttattgttctGAATAgcttattcatattttttaaataattttctataCCTTTTAAGATGTACATTTAACCCGTCAAAgtttaagaaatataaaaatgagtTTAATTTTGTGCAACTATTTGGCAGTGtccataaaataaatttgtggAAAATTGCGAAAAATGCACAGCTGCGGAGCGGCGGCAACCCTTCGTACTCCTTAGTGTCCTGCTTTGTTTTACGCTTCGCTTTGGATGAGCTCCACTCTCGTCGCCattgtccttcgtccttcgtccttggtCCCCTATCCTTTCTCCTAGCTCCTAGCTCCtggctcctgctgctgttcaATAAAGTGTAATTCGTGCGCCACTTTCATGTGCATTCATTTGTACCACCACTCACAGACACAGCACTCACACTATCGCACTATTGCACCAACACCACTCCgttgcacgcacacacacacccgtaCACACACGCGCAAATACACGATGGCTCAACATTGTGCTTGGCGtacatggcgtatgagtgacatttaattaaaatttatgtaGTCTAAAAAGGCAAGAATTTTTCTACACCCCTCCCTTGGCCTgtgcaaatttatgcaacgcCCCCCATTTTGTTTGAGTTGTATTAAATGTTCGCAGTTTTGCCAACCGGGTTTTTTGGTAATCAtgtgcaaatttgtttttacacCCATTACAAGTGCAGATCGACGCCGACACTTTGCTCTCTGACAATTACGACTGGGgaatacgtatacgtatacgtatacataatcaaatatttaaatggaaaattgcaCTTTGGCCGGGGCAAAGATAAGATGTGAATGTAAGGGGCATTTGTCCCTTCACATTGGCTTTTACAAATGACTGAagtttaatttaagtttttagtTTGGGTTAGACCATATCTTTTCGACCGGATCTCAGATATTCTTGATTGTAATGGGTGAGGTCGTTTACTTAAAGTGAAAAGGActatatttatgaatttaaaGGATATCCATAGACACTTCTGTGCCTTTGAAAGTAATGaagtaattttaaaaagtttttttttagaagaaaaatgttttcccatttctccCTTTATCTTCTAGTCAagtttttgtaattttgagtTGTTTTATTGTTCTTAATTTAggtttataatatttatgcatgTAAAAATCACTTTTGCTGTTCCTATACTAAATAACTTTTCTTTATCTTAAATTTATGTCTTCACTTCTTTTCCTTGGCCTGCTGCTTCTTTTTGCTCATCATCAGTTGATGGATGTGCATGCGTCGATAGTAGAGATGTCTTTGCAGATTCTTCTTGAAGAGCGTCTCCCTGGCCAGAATCTCCAGATCCTCGAAGCTGCACTGCCGTATATTCTGCTTAGTTCGAGCGATTAGTTCGCTGGTCAGGTGAATTTTGGTGGCTGAAACCCGAGAAACTTGTATTTTTCGCCTCCTCAACTCTTCGCGATGCAAGAACATTGCATATGCGGCAGTGGGTGACTTTGGTGGTGATTCCATTGAGTTCTGCGAAGGATTCTCTTTGCAGTTATCCTTAACTTCCTTGTTTTGCTGGCTGCGACGCATCTTGATCGTTTGGTTGCTTGACTTCGTTTGCTGGTTGCATCAGAGTGGCTGGCTTAATTTATATGCAatctttttgccttttttctgACCTGCCCATTCATGAGACCCATGACCGCAGGTCAATCGGTTTTCCACACCAAAAACTGACCTGAATGCACTGCTTTTTTGCCGCTAATTTTTTTACAGCCAACGGATGGTGGTggattaaaaaaatgtaatccCATTCATTACCTAAAAAGTGTCGTAAAGTTCTCGGGAATAGCGAAAAAAATACACCTTTGTCGCACTCCTGGTCGCTAATCCGGATATATAACCGGATTAAGACAAACTAAAGTGTTTATGAGTCGAAAGACTCGCATGTCCTTTCTCGTCCTGGTTTTTGCGGTCTCATCGAATGCCATGCTGTACAGTTTACGTGTTGCTAATCCTTTGGCCGGCATGTCCTGGCAATTAGCGTCATAATGAAGCGACAGCTGAGATCCACGGCCTTTATTTCTGGAAAATTCACAGCGAAGGGGGGTGAAAACCAGGGGCAACCAGGGGACATTTTGAAGAGGGAGCTGTAGGGAGCTGGAGGACAGGCCAAATGACCAGCTGACCCAATTTGTAAACATCCAAACCAAATATTTGACTTTGATCGCCGGCCAGAACCGCAACTTCTTTATTATTCATCAGGCGAACAGTGGAGCGAAATTGCGTTTAATCGAACAAAATAGTTGTTGAGAATTAGTTgattttttgaaataatatttatattatactCAAGCTGCTTTCATTACATTTGTAACGTTCTATATAACAAATATACCATTTTAAGCGGTTTAGCAATTCAAAACACATTTCTTCTTTAAAAGTGGCATagaatttgaatatttttcataattttcttttaaatcaTATTATCTCCCCAGATCTGCTATCCGATTTAGATAATGGCATCAGATTTATTCCACTGTGCCTGCGCAATGTTGctttttcataaatttatgcTTCGGGCCAAAAGGGCGATATAAACTCATTACATTGACTTGCctgctgttgatgttgttgccACTTTTGATGGGGCAGCTTCAGCTTATTCCATCGCATTTTCCACAGGAAATATTTTGAGCTCATTTTTGGGGTTCCATCatcgcaaaaaaaataaaagggttTTCTGGCCATCCCAGACTCGTTTCTATGTGCGAAAATCACAACATTTTAATCTCATAATCTGAATTTATGTGCAGACTCAATTTCGTTATACTTAACGACATTTTATGCGGTTATTTTATGCAGTCAGGAGCCGAAACTGAAGGAGCCTCAGTCTGGCTACATAAGCTCCCCTTTTCCATACAAACACCCTTTGCGGTTctgcactcagaaaaataaGGGTTGGCACTTTGAATAGTCATGTAAAGTGTGGTCAAAGTACTAGAATCACGTTTTAGATTTAGTAATTGCACTCAAGTAAGAAAATATTACATTAACTTGTTAGTACCTTTAGTATAGACTTTTTTCAAGTGATGCCcgattttctcgcagtgcacaCTTTAAGTAGATCATATGAGGGAGCCCGTGCATGTGTGTCTGAGCGTCTATGAGTACTTGAGATTTTCTATGGTCGCACAAAACACATTAGTTAAAAGTACTGACCAACAAAGCCACTAACAAGCTGTTGGTAACCGTCCCCCATGAAATCTCCACCTCTCCACCCCCCGCCGTAACATACACTATTTTCCCCCAGTTTTCCCCTATTTTTCCCTCTGTTTTTCCTTCCACATATTGAAGTGCCATTATGTGAGCTTCACTTTTTCCATCTTTTCCGACTCCATGGCTCCTTGTTGTTGTATCAATCTCGACGAAGCCcttcttttttgttgtcgCTGTCAGCACTTTTGCTGTGCgaaagttttttaataaacgcatttaaatgaattgaTGTATGGGCGAGTTATTCAGCGTAATTTCTCATCATTTAATATGAAAAGAAGTTAAAGTTGTGTTCTCATTTCCTGGCCGAGAAGAACTTTTATTACGTTCGTATATCACACAGTACAGAATGGAATttacaaaaaaccaaaactaaaaGTTGTGCACTTCTTAAAACATAATGGAGGCAACTTTGCCGTTGCAACAAAGGCAATTTTGTGCTTAACTCTAAAAGGTATCAATTTACATGTAAGTTTATGAGTTTGGAGTGGTTATTGCTAAGTGTGCGCTTTATTTTAACTACACAAAATTACGTCGTTACTCCTACGCAAATAAACATCTTaacaattataaaaaattcCAAAGCGTGCctaacttttattttatgttttttaatgtCCTTTGCTTGGAACTGGGAACTCTTAGATGGAATGCAGCATATATCTCACTAGTGCTAGTTTGGTTTTATGTAGAATGAAATCGTTTTGTCGTTGCCCAAATGTATTTAAGTGAAAGTCTTAAATTCTTTGCCAGCTTTGAATCAAGATGCGGCAACATTTGAtgcaaaaaagtttttgccattcTGTATTTTTTGAGGAATATTCCAGTCGATGGGCAGACAGTTTTCTTTATACACAACAATCCAAGGACTTGGCTCTTTTCAATTTatgttatttgttttgcctttgtcTCTGTCGCACTTTTGACTcgcttttatttatacaaattgcttttgtttttctggcTCTCTCCAGCTGCCTTTGTGCCTTGTTGGTTTTGGCcctgttttcttttcttgccATCAATTCGcctaaatatttatgcttttatacatattttcagTATACATTTTTGCATTGCTGGACAGTTTTCAAGCTTCAATtcctggtggtggtggccCGTCTATTGACGCCATGGTATCCATTTTGTTTGCCGCCCGCTTTGCGATTTCcattgctgttgccgttgccgttgccgctgctgttggccaaatCCACATCCGTTTCGGCCACGATTGGCGGCCCCCAAGAAACTTGTCGCCGCACTGTTGCCGGTCCAACTACAGAGGTTCCTCCACCAGCTCCTCCGgctccaccagctccaccacTTCCTCCTGGCTTTCGCCGCTTGGAACTCGACTGCTGCTGAGGTCCAACTCCTTTTTGAGACAGTTGTCGTTGCGGCGGCAGCTGCTTTTGCAtttcatgttgctgctgtcaaAGTGCACAAATGTTTCGtattgctttttattaaaaactttttcgtCTCCCATCGCAAGTtggtattatattttttttgttttaacaTTTCGCATGCAGCTCGTGGCTTAAAAGATATGTACATTCCTCTTAAAGTATACGCTGTAATTAGTTTTGTTCATTCCATTCGTTGTCATACATTCATGCTGGGTTTTTATtcgacttttatttgttaattagcATGCGCGAAGAAAATTCGTAAAGCTCACTTGTTAGTTAGGcgatatttgcatatttgatgCTAGAGCAATCAATTGATATTCACTATTTTTCCAATTCCATTTTCAGACAAGGTaggaaaaaatattaccaGAATTATGGACGCATTCAAGAGTGAAATTCGAGTCGCAGTCCCCTCCAAAAAATCAATGCTCATTGTATTTTACCTCTATTGTTCGTTTTTAAAGTCATTGTTTAGTGCTTGAAAATCAGGGAGTGAAAGCATTCAAGGCTAAAGAATATGCTGCATACTGAgtgaatgcaattttaattgctgcaAAATTACACTACAATCGACTGTTTTTTTTAGCTGTAAACAAATTGATGAGCAAAATAAATCACCGACTTTTCCCcctttatttattaaactgTGGTCTGCGTTTTAACTTACACATCGATGGCTCAGTTTGACTTTCTTGCCTTCATTAAGATTTATATGAAACTCGAGCAAACAAGACAAAATCTGTGTGATGGCCCCACCATGATGTGGGTGTTTTTTGGGCATGTGGAACACTTTGttgcttttctttgcttttcctgctgctgctggtgctgcacTTTGTGGGGGCTTGGGGCTCGTTTTTGCATTCTAAGCTCGTAATGAGTTTCACCGCAGCATTGTGGTAGCTGGCAAAGTTAAGTGCGTGATGCGTTTGCGGCAGGCCAAAATGAACAGCGGGCGGGAAAACTGGAAAATCTGGAAAAGCGTACAAGAAACGGGGCAAGGAAAGCGGCAGGGGAACGCAAGATGAAAGAAAAGCGCAAAGACGCtcgcaaacatttttgaataaaaagaaaacttggCATGCATGACGGGAGCAACCTCAGTGGAATCAGCACGAGGAGCATGAGCCACATCCGCCAGCTGAGGCACTTGCACTTTTTGGGTTTGCTTAAACAAAGGAGGCAGCTTGAGCTTCGATTTCCACTACAGTGAAGCCTATTCAAGAAATACCTAGGGAATTTCAATATTCGGTACTAAaaaattgtgtaaatattCAACAATTATAGCTGGAAACTACgtacaattaaaattgattaatatattgataaatatattaattcaTTAAGTTGATACttgatttaataattcataTTCGCTAACTACGTTCATTaccaatttgaaatttaaaattgtaaaaaaaatccaatgaaacataatttatgataaaatacagaaacaaataatatcattgctataaattaattattaattattcaatttttctAATTGCTTGTGAATAAATTATGAAGCCACAGCTCATACAATGTACATATCAAAAGTTATTGGCAAAAAGCAGGCCTatcaaaatttatatttcgaAAGGCACCAAGTAAAAggcataattaatgaaattaactTTTTGATGTCAAAGTAATTATTCCAAGAAGCAGCTTTTAAGATAAGAAACGCCCTAGCGATAACCCACTGTATTAACCCCTTCAAGGAGCAGATAGCCAACACTCACTCCTTTTGGGAAGCGAAACTTTTTGATTTTGAGGCAGGAAAAAAGTTTTGAGTGCGCTTCAATTTCGGTTGCTTTGCAATCAGGCTCGCGTAGACGCCGCAAGTCAAGTGGAAatgtggaaagtggaaagcggCGCGGAAACGGCGGGAAAATGTGGGTCGCCATGGGTGGCAGACAATGCCGCACGCACTTGGCGCTTTGCACAACTTTCGCCATTTTTTCGGATGTCACCCGAAAAGACGCCAGGGGGAAAATAAAGCAGGAAAATCGTAGGAAAATTCATAGCCCGATTTGAATGTGCAGCGATTGTTTCCGGGAAAGTGCCGggaaaaattcaatttgactGCAGCTTAAGCTCAGACAAAGTACACGCTAAGTAAGCTCAAAAGTAACACGCAGCCCCCTCGATAGACACTTTTGCAGCTAAAACTACATGAAAGCCAATAAGTTCAATATTTTGCTTTTCCAATTTCCTCATCGAGAAACCTCTTGGAAAACCAGGGGCC
This portion of the Drosophila santomea strain STO CAGO 1482 chromosome 3L, Prin_Dsan_1.1, whole genome shotgun sequence genome encodes:
- the LOC120450130 gene encoding uncharacterized protein LOC120450130 — protein: MRRSQQNKEVKDNCKENPSQNSMESPPKSPTAAYAMFLHREELRRRKIQVSRVSATKIHLTSELIARTKQNIRQCSFEDLEILARETLFKKNLQRHLYYRRMHIHQLMMSKKKQQAKEKK
- the LOC120450127 gene encoding histone deacetylase HDAC1 gives rise to the protein MQSHSKKRVCYYYDSDIGNYYYGQGHPMKPHRIRMTHNLLLNYGLYRKMEIYRPHKATADEMTKFHSDEYVRFLRSIRPDNMSEYNKQMQRFNVGEDCPVFDGLYEFCQLSAGGSVAAAVKLNKQASEICINWGGGLHHAKKSEASGFCYVNDIVLGILELLKYHQRVLYIDIDVHHGDGVEEAFYTTDRVMTVSFHKYGEYFPGTGDLRDIGAGKGKYYAVNIPLRDGMDDDAYESIFVPIISKVMETFQPAAVVLQCGADSLTGDRLGCFNLTVKGHGKCVEFVKKYNLPFLMVGGGGYTIRNVSRCWTYETSVALAVDIANELPYNDYFEYFGPDFKLHISPSNMTNQNTSEYLEKIKNRLFENLRMLPHAPGVQIQAIPEDAINDESDDEDKVDKDDRLPQSDKDKRIVPENEYSDSEDEGEGGRRDNRTYKGQRKRPRLDKDTNSNKASSETSSEIKDEKEKGDGADGEESTASNTNSNNNSNNKSDNDAGATANAGSGSGSGSGAGAKGAKENNI